ACCAATAGATTGGAATCAGCGCGAAATATCCGCCCACGAGAATAAATCCAAAAATAGCTGCGCCCAGCTTGGAGCGGATGCCGAACCATTCATGCAAATCGACGTTCACCATGGCCACAACTTTGTGGGGATCCCACAGTTCCCACGGCGCAAAAAAGTTCCAGCCTGGCCCGCGTAAAAACGTTCCCAAAATGATCAACGAGAGCCACAACACAACAAAGCCAAACAGGAACACGGAGATCGCAAAGGGCCGCTCTTTGAAGGTGTAATAGCCGTTGCCCTTTTTGTTGGGGTCGATGTAGGGAATCGCCATCAAGCCGATGATGATCAGCGTCGGCAGCACCACGCCGGCAATCCAGGGATCAAAATAAACCAGCATTTCCTGCAAGCCCAGGAAGTACCACGGCGCTTTGGAAGGATTCGGCGTGCGCGAAGGATTGGCCGGCTCCTCCAGCGGCGCATCGAGCATGATTGCCCACACGGTGAGAATGATCATCATAATAATTGCGGAGAGAAACTCGTTGCGCGCGAGATACGGCCAGGTGTGAATGCGATCCTGTCCCTCCTCTTTCATCTTTCCGAATTCGCCATTGGCGATGCGCAAGTCATTGCGGCTGGCCTCCCGCCACCACAGCCAGATATAAAATGGAATGATGAAGAGCAGCGCTACAATGGGGACATTGTCGGTATTGCTGAGAATGTATTTGAGATTTTCCATGAATATCCAACCTTCTCTGCATGAGACAGCCCTGCGCGGGCCGGCGATTCGAAGCAGCCGGCCGGCAACTCAAAAGGAGATTTTTACGAGAGCGGGGAGAACGCCGGTGTTACAGCGGGCCGGAGATGCCGCCGTCTTTGCGTACGCGCCAAAAATGCACGCCCATAAAAACCGCCGCAAACAGCGGCAGGAAAATGCAATGCAGCACGTAAAAGCGCAGCAGTGTGGGCGGGCCGACTTGCGTGCCGCCCAGCAGCACGAAGCGCACATCGTTGTCCGGCTTCATGCCTAATTCCGGGCCGAACGGGCCTTCGTGACCGAGCAGCGGCGTGGCGCGCGCCATGTTGGTACCCACGGTTACCGCCCAGATGGAAAGCTGATCCCACGGCAGCAAATAACCGGTGAAGGACAGCAAGAGGGTTGTGGTGAGCAAAATAACGCCAACCACCCAATTGAATTCGCGCGGTGGTTTGTAAGAGCCGGTGAGAAAAACGCGGAACATGTGCAGCCATACGGCGATCACCATGCCGTGCGCCGCCCACCGGTGCATGTTGCGCAGGAACATGCCAAAAGGCACGTCGAATTGCAGATACTTCATATCGGCAAAAGCATACTCGGCGGTGGGGCGATAATAAAACATCAGCAATACGCCGGTGACCGCGGTGACCAAAAACAGCAGGAACGTGATGCCGCCCATGCACCAGGTGAAGCGAATATATGTGCCGTGACGGGGTAGCTTGGTGGGGTGAAGGTGCATCCAGAAATTATCCAGCACCTGTAGAAGACGATTACGCTGAGAGTCTTCGTAATCGTGACGGAACATCGACTTCCAGACTTGGGATTTGAGCAAACTGTCCCGCATCTTGTTGATGACCGCTTGCATGCCCTCTCCTCAGTTGTGGGTTCGGTGCAGCCGGAGTTAATTTTTGAATGGCGCGAATATAAATTAAAAAGTTTTGAATGTCAAGCGGGAAGGGTTGGACAACCGGGATTGGATCGTTGGATGATTGGATTGATAAGATCCATCACCCCATCAATCCACCTATCCGTTATTTTGCTGCAAAACCTCCGGCTGAGCAGATAATCGTCTCTTTGCTCACCGCGCCTGCGCCAGCCATTGCTGTTGCATCCAGGATCGCGCTGTCCCGCGGATGGCCCAGCCTGATTTGTGCAACAAGATCGTTACCTCTTTCTCTCTCCAATAATAAAGGCGTTCTCCCAGAATAAGCCGCATGCAATTTGCAGCATTCGGCGGGGCCGAGGTAAACAAAAACATGCCGCCGGGCTTGAGCACTCTGCTGACTTCGGCCAAGAATTTTTCAGCATCAGCTATATACTCCAACAATCCGATGGCAGTGACAAAATCAAAGGAATGATCGGCAAAGGGCAGGCATTCCGCGCGGGCAAGCGTCTTTCTCGTTGCCGGGGATTGCTGCAGCATGGCAAATGAAGCATCGGCGCATACTTGAATTTCATATTTCGAAAACAACGCAAGCGTGTCACCCGAACCGCTGCCTAAATCTAAATGACTGACAATGGGGAGAGCAATCTGCTGCAGCAACTTCGCAAGTTGTGTGCGCTCTTGCTGAAGAATGAGATTGAACG
This portion of the Cytophagia bacterium CHB2 genome encodes:
- a CDS encoding cytochrome C, which produces MENLKYILSNTDNVPIVALLFIIPFYIWLWWREASRNDLRIANGEFGKMKEEGQDRIHTWPYLARNEFLSAIIMMIILTVWAIMLDAPLEEPANPSRTPNPSKAPWYFLGLQEMLVYFDPWIAGVVLPTLIIIGLMAIPYIDPNKKGNGYYTFKERPFAISVFLFGFVVLWLSLIILGTFLRGPGWNFFAPWELWDPHKVVAMVNVDLHEWFGIRSKLGAAIFGFILVGGYFALIPIYWFWKKDKSEILKTLGPLRYSVNAFLFLSMMGLVIKIILRIGFNIKYIWVTPWFNV
- a CDS encoding DUF4405 domain-containing protein — protein: MQAVINKMRDSLLKSQVWKSMFRHDYEDSQRNRLLQVLDNFWMHLHPTKLPRHGTYIRFTWCMGGITFLLFLVTAVTGVLLMFYYRPTAEYAFADMKYLQFDVPFGMFLRNMHRWAAHGMVIAVWLHMFRVFLTGSYKPPREFNWVVGVILLTTTLLLSFTGYLLPWDQLSIWAVTVGTNMARATPLLGHEGPFGPELGMKPDNDVRFVLLGGTQVGPPTLLRFYVLHCIFLPLFAAVFMGVHFWRVRKDGGISGPL
- a CDS encoding class I SAM-dependent methyltransferase, whose product is MTLWRIKAPFYSRIRRRPPFNLILQQERTQLAKLLQQIALPIVSHLDLGSGSGDTLALFSKYEIQVCADASFAMLQQSPATRKTLARAECLPFADHSFDFVTAIGLLEYIADAEKFLAEVSRVLKPGGMFLFTSAPPNAANCMRLILGERLYYWREKEVTILLHKSGWAIRGTARSWMQQQWLAQAR